In a genomic window of Myotis daubentonii chromosome 18, mMyoDau2.1, whole genome shotgun sequence:
- the SYPL2 gene encoding synaptophysin-like protein 2: protein MSSTETAASRPADKSPRQQVDQLFAGLHWRRLEEPLGFIKVLQWLFAIFAFGCCGSYSGETGAMVRCNNEAKDVSSIIVLFGYPFRLNRVQYEMPLCDEESTSKTMNLLGDFSAPAEFFVTLGIFSFFYTMAALVFYLRFHRLYTEDKRFPLADFCVTVSFTFFWLVAAAAWGKGLTDVKGATRPSSLTVAMSVCHGEDAVCSAGATPSMGLVNLSVLFGFINFFLWAGNCWFVFKETPWHGQGQDQGQGPSPESTAEQGAVEKQ from the exons ATGTCCTCGACGGAGACCGCGGCGAGTCGCCCGGCGGACAAGTCGCCGCGCCAGCAG GTGGACCAGCTGTTCGCGGGGCTGCACTGGCGGCGGCTGGAGGAGCCGCTGGGCTTCATCAAAGTTCTCCAGTGG ctcttTGCTATTTTCGCCTTCGGGTGCTGCGGCTCCTACAGCGGGGAGACAGGAGCCATGGTTCGCTGCAACAACGAAGCCAAGGACGTGAGCTCCATCATCGTCTTGTTCGGCTATCCCTTCAG GTTGAACCGGGTCCAGTATGAGATGCCACTCTGTGACGAGGAGTCCACCTCCAAGACCATGAACCTCCTGGGGGACTTCTCTGCCCCCGCCGAGTTCTTCGTGACGCTGGGCATCTTCTCCTTCTTCTACACCATGGCCGCCCTCGTGTTCTACCTGCGCTTCCACCGCCTCTACACGGAGGACAAGCGCTTCCCGCTGGCG gacttctgtgtgACCGTCTCCTTCACCTTCTTCTGGCTGGTGGCTGCAGCTGCCTGGGGCAAGGGCCTGACCGACGTCAAGGGGGCCACGCGGCCCTCGAGCCTGACCGTAGCCATGTCCGTGTGCCACGGAGAGGACGCTGTGTGCAGTGCCGGGGCCACACCCTCCATGGGGCTGGTCAATCTCTCCGTG CTCTTCGGCTTTATCAACTTCTTCCTGTGGGCCGGGAACTGTTGGTTCGTGTTCAAGGAGACCCCGTGGCACGGGCAGGGCCAGGACCAGGGCCAAGGCCCCAGCCCGGAGAGCACAGCGGAGCAGGGAGCCGTGGAGAAGCAGTAA